ATAGAGAACAAAGGCCCTCTTTTTGGGATACGCTGGAAGCCTATAAAAATCTGGACATAAAGATAAAAGAGATATATAAAGGACATCAGGGCATACTTTTAGATTGCATTACAATCATGATTTCCAATATTCTATTCAGTAATGGGGATATAGATTGGAATACTTGTAATATGGATAAAGTTAATGGACTGGAACTGCAGGTTAAAGAAGAAATCAATAAGCTTATAAAGGTGTCTGGGGAAATCAATGTACCTGTTGTGGTGGTTACCAATGAGCTGGGCATGGGGATTGTCCCTGAAAACCGGTTAGCCAGGATCTTCAGGGATATCGCCGGCAGGGTAAACCAGCAGTTGGCAGCAGCGGCAGAAGAAGTATATCTGGTGGTAGCGGGGATACCGGTAAGAATTAAATAATCTGCTAATATGAAAATAGTGGGGAGTTATTTGAATTCAGAATTGAGAATTAAGAATTAGTGCGGCTATATAGAAATAGGCATAAGTAGATGGAGGTTGTATGATAAAGCGTATCATTCTAATGACACAATTTCTAACCCGAATTCCCATCCCCATAACTTTAGATGTAACAGAAGAAGACTTTGGCAAGGGGTTGGCTTTTGCACCATTGGTAGGAATGCTCATTGGTGGATTAATGGCAGCAGTATATTATGGAGCAAGTTATATCACTCAGGGCATATTTCCCGCAGTTGCTGCCGTTATTTTTTATGCCTTTATTACAGGCGGATTGCATATTGACGGTCTTGGTGACACCTTTGACGGGCTTTTCAGCAACCGTTCCAGGGACAGGATGCTGGAAATCATGAGGGACAGCAGGGTGGGGACCAATGCCGTAATTACTATCGTATCTGTATTTTTGTTAAATATAGCATGTATAGACGCTATTTCAAAAGAAGCAGCATTTAAAGCAGTGTTTTTCATGCCTGCTATAGGGCGGCTAGGTTCCGTCTGTTCTGCAGGAATGGCTACCTATGCAAGAAGCGGACAGGGGCTGGGAAAAGCATTTATTGATATATGCGGCATCAATGAAATAATCATTGGAACCATGATTTCTTTGCTGGCAGCTTTTACATTATTCAATATAAAAGGCTTTATTTTTGTAGGTGCAGCGATACTATTTACCTATCTGTTTGTAAAATTTGTAACGTCCAAAATTGGAGGGATGACCGGAGATACCTGCGGGGCCGCATGTGAATTAAACCAAACTATTTTTCTGGTGTTAATGTTAGTATTAAAATAGTGGAAAGATTATTGAATGGGGTGAATGTTGTATGCTTGAACTAATTTTAATACGCCACGGAGAAACAGATAGCAATATTAAAGGTACGCATTTAGGCTGGACGGATATACCGCTTAATGAGCAGGGGATTAAACAAGCAGAGCACATTGCAAATCTTTTAAAAAATGAGCCAATTGACCAGGTATATTCAAGCCCTTTAAAACGGGCAATGCAAACTGCACATGCAATCAATAAATACCATGGAAAAAATATTATTAATTTAGATGCAATAAAAGAGCGGAATTTTGGAATATGGGAAGACCTTATTTATGATGAAATAAAGGAAAAGCATAGAGAACTTCATGACAAGTGGGTTAAGGACTGGATTGACTTTAAGATTCCAAAAGGCGAGAGTGCCAGAGAAACCTTTGAAAGGGTAACAGCAGCAGTAGATGAAATTATTAATAAGCATCAGGAAGGTAAAGTTGTAATTGTGACCCACCTTGGAAGCATAAGAAATATTATTGCTTATTTATTAGGTATGACCATTGAAGGCAGCTGGCGCTTTAGAGTATTGAACGGGAGTGCTGCCAGAATCCAGATAAGTGATGGTTACGCGGTTTTAACATCACTTAATGAGAAATAGGTGTATAATAATCTGTAAAGAATAGCAGAAAATAAAGAAATAAAGCAGCTTTGAAGAGTAAAAATTTTTCGAGTTAATAAGCCTCATCAACACAAGGATTTTGATAAAATAGAAATAGACGTAAATAACTATTTTATCGTAAAGGGGCTAAAAAGATAATGACAAGAAAAGAAAAAAGACAGTTAAGTACAGAGAGTAAAGCTTTCAGATGCCATAAGGTACAAGGATACTATTTTAGCAAGCCGTTACCCTATGAGGAAGTATTGAAGTTTCTACGGGAACACTGAGACTTTAACAGAGAAACTACATATAACTAAAAAGTTGAAGCACGGGGGATGGGCGCATTTAATATTTTTGAAGAATATTATGGAAAGAACGTTGCGGAAAGGTTTAGAGCCTGTTAATAATATTCTTCAAAAATAAAATATACGCCCTGGGGGTATTTCTGTGCTTTTATGATGTCATTTTATCTCTGCAAGTAATTATAAATCATTACAGCAGCTTCAGCTCTGGTTAATTTATCCTTGGGGTTAAAATAGCCATTGTTTCCATTTATTATTTTAAGCCCGTTGGCAATTACAACATATCCAATCAAATCAGCATTTATTTTATCTGCATCTTTGAAGTTGCAATAGTAAATTCCTTTAATATCAGCAACCTTATCATATTTTAAGGCCCTTATGATAAACTTGACACTGTCTTCTCTGGTTAACGTTGAATCAGGAGATTTCTCATTTTCTTTTACAATACCTTCTCTAATTAAAAAACTGTACATTTCATCTATATCTTTATTGCTGCCATTAGAGGCCGGGTACGGTCCGTAATAATTCAATGTTTTTGAAAGAAGGCGGAAAAAATCTTTCTGACTAACCTCCTGGTCAGGCTTAAATTCCGTACCTTCCAGTGCAATACCATATTCAGCCAGTGCTATTATCTGCTTTTCAGCGAAACTGCCGGAAATATCCGTGTACTCAACAGGTTTATTTTCTTTATAGGGCTTTCCATCATAATCCAGTATTATACCTGTATTCGCATCAAACAATAAAGGTTTATCTTGTTTTACACTGTATACAAGCTTTACTTCAGTTTTTCGGTTTGAATAGTCGGGAGGAACAATTTTTGAAGTTAACTCATCAGTATATGTTACTTTATACTGCAGTTCCAGGCCGATTTCTTTAAACATTTTCTCATATACATGATCTAAAGAAACAGCTTTATCTACTGATGGAAAGTCCAAGTCAAACCAGGTCATGTCAAAATTGATAATTTTTCCGTTTACAGCATCGTAGCTTACCATTATCGAATTGTTAGGGAACAGGACACCGTTCACTTTTCTTGTATATCTAAAGCTGTACTGGGTAGGTTTTTCATTCGCCGCATAAGGGATATAACGATTAATATCACTGTCATCATATTCAACAGTGCTGAATTTGTCAGGATAGAGCTCCTTTAAGAATTTCTCAACAGCTGCTTTGGAAGCTGCTTCATCAAATTTTGCTGCATCGCCATCCTTGTAAGAGGTATTCCTATAAAAGCCTCTAATTTCACCGGTTCTGGCATCAAGCCTGACACTTAAGTATTGATATTCATCATTTTTATCTTTTGGTTCTTTAACAAAATGAAGATACCACGTGAAATCTTTTTTTAATGGCCAATCTCGTGAAAGATTTGCGTTGTTTAATTTAAAATCATCGGTTAATTCCAATATTTTATAACTTCTCGTTTTTCTTTCGGCATCTTCTTTGCTGAGCAATTTAGAAATTTCTTCAACTGCCTTTAGTTCTTCAGGAGAGAGTGCTGGCTGTTCTGCCTTGGCTTCAGATGCCATTTTCCTCTTCATATTATATTCGGCGCCGCCGCGGCCATCTGCATAGTAGTAAATAGGGCTGATATTTATTTTTTCTCCTGTGAAAGCATCTATACAGTAGTTGGAATTGTATTTGGGTGCATAGGCAGCATAAGCCTTTACCATGTCACTGTCAACGGTATAATCATATATAAGTCTCAGGCCTAGTTTTTCTTTATAGGCTTTCTGTGCTTCTTCAAGTGATATTGCTTTATCAGCGGCAGGGAAAGCCAAATTCTTTAACCAATTATATTGATAGCCTTGTACATCTCCGGTTTCACGGTTTACTTCCACAAATATATTATTAGCATCAAAAGGGATGCCGTTTACCATTCTAATAAAATTGAAGTAATAGGCAACTTCCATCAGCGAGTTTTGTTGATGATTATCTACAAGCTTTACCTGAGACAAAGCATCAGGATTAATCTTTTTGATAAATTCTTCTGCTTTAACCTTGGCTTCCTGTCTGCTTACCGCAGGGAGTTTTCTTTGATTATAATCATAAGGTCTGTAATAATAGTAACTTAATATAGTTCCCTGGTCGTCTATTCTGACACTTATACTGCCGTCATTCCCGTTTTTACTGTTCCAACTTAAATACCAAACCTGTCTGTCGTCTTCAGTAATGACGTTATAGTTAAATTCAGTAAAACTGTCAGGAATAGAGAGCTTTCCTTTAGCAGCTTTAATGGCCTCTTGCAGGCCTTTGTCACCTTCCGCAAAAACTTGAGAAGGTATTAGTACGGTAACTAAAATGAATAGTGTTACAAATAGGGCAATTTTTCTCTTCAATTTTATCACCTCTTGATAAATTTTATAATTTACACATATAGACTTAGATATTCTCAAAAAGTTCCATTATATAGCTGAATTTTTTAATGCAAAACCAAATTACCAGTAAAAAATTTTATTCTATCTGTCGAAGGCTGTCGAACAAAAGTTTGGGTTTTAAGAAGGAAATTTTATACATATGTAGAATTTTAATATATAATAGGGATTTGTAGGTGCTGAACAAAGATTATGCAAGATATGTACCATAAATTAACATAAAAATTTTTGAATTGGTTAGCAGGAATAGATATGAAAAAAGAAAAGCGTAAAGAAATTCTCTTTATCAATATCTAATAGATGGGGGTGGTCTGATATTCCTGAAAATAAAGAAAAGTTATATCCTCTTATAATCCTTGAGCAGCATAAAGAAGAATTATTGAGGTGGAGTAGACTTAATATTAGGCCAAAAGAAATTTCCAGAAGATTGCGGGCGTATGGAATAGAAATATCTCCTATGACAATAAAATATTGGCTTAAATTAAAAAAAAGTAAAAATCTCCCGGATTTAAAGAAGTAATTTTAGTTTTACTTTACAAAAAATAAATCATTAAAGTGAATATTTATAGATTTGTTTGAGGTAAAATGGGTATATATATATATATATAAAGATTAAGAATTATATATTTACTGATAATGATTTTACATGGCAGATAAAGTCAATAAGTTCACGGTTCACAGTAAAAGCTGTTAAATCGTTTACTACTGTGAACTGAGAACTGTTAACTGTGAACTATATAGTTAAGAGATTAGACTTAATTGCAATTTAACCTTTTTATTTAAACTTTTTTTAAATTTTAACATTAATAGAAGATGACTGGTAGATGGGGTGAAAATTTTATGGACGCTTGGAAAGGTTTTAATAAAGGAAATTGGAATTCTGAGATTGATGTTAGAGATTTTATTATTAAAAATGTAACTCCTTATGAAGGAGATGACAGTTTTCTTGTCGGGCCTACTGGAAAGACAAAAAAAATTTGGACCAAGATCACCGAGTTGTTGGAAGAAGAAAGGAAAAGAGGTGGGACATTGGCGGTAGATGGACATACAATATCTACCATTACCTCTCATCGACCTGGGTATATTGACAAAGAAAATGAAATAATTGTCGGATTGCAGACGGATGCACCGTTAAAAAGAGCCATTATGCCTTTTGGGGGGATAAGGATGATTCTTAAAGGGTGCGAGGCATATGGATGTGAAATAGATCCGGATGTTATAGAAATTTTTACGAAATATAGAAAAACTCATAATGATGCGGTTTATGACGTATATACTCCCGAAATGAGAAGAGCGAAGAAGGCTGGCATTATTACCGGATTGCCCGATGCCTATGGTAGAGGAAGAATCATTGGTGACTACCGCAGGGTTCCATTGTACGGTGTAGATTTTCTTATCAAGGAAAAAGAAGAAGAAAAAGCAATGATGGAATACGACTTTTTTGATGAAAAAGCTACCCGGGAAAGGGAAGAGGTAACCGAACAGATAAAAGCTCTCCATGAGTTAAAAGAAATGGCAAAAAGCTATGGATTTGATATATCCATGCCGGCAGCCAATGCAAAAGAAGCGGTACAGTGGCTATATTTGGCTTATCTTGCAGCAGTAAAAGAACAAAACGGTGCCGCTATGAGCTTGGGAAGAGTTTCTACTTTCCTTGACATATATATTGAAAGGGATTTAAAAGAAGGAAAAATAACCGAAGAAGAAGCGCAGGAACTCATTGACCAATTTGTTATCAAGCTGAGGATTGTAAGGTTCTTACGTACTCCAGAGTATGACAGGCTGTTTAGCGGAGATCCTACCTGGGTAACTGAATGTATTGGCGGTATGGGCCTTCATGGAAAAACTCTGGTGACCAAAACATCCTTCAGATTTTTGAATACATTATATAATTTAGGCCCTGCACCCGAACCGAATATGACTGTACTCTGGTCAGTAAATCTGCCGGAGAATTTCAAAAAATTCTGTGCCAAGGTGTCTATAGATACCAGTTCCATCCAATATGAAAGTGATGACATTATGAGAAGGCATTACGGAGACGACTATGGAATTGCCTGCTGTGTATCAGCGATGAGATTGGGTAAACAGATGCAGTTCTTTGGGGCAAGGTGTAATCTTGCAAAGGCATTGCTATATGCAATTAACGGCGGCCGTGATGAAATGACCGGTATTCAGGTGGGACCAAAGTTTGCTCCCATTAAGTCGGAATACCTGGATTATGATGAAGTGATGGAGAGATTTAATACAATTTTGGATTGGGTAGCAAGGTTATACATCAATACACTCAATATGATCCATTATATGCATGATAAATATGCCTATGAGAGAATACAGATGGCATTACATGATCGAGAAATTTTAAGGACAATGGCTTGTGGAATAGCAGGGTTATCCGTTGTTACTGATTCTTTAAGCGCAATCAAATATGCAAAAGTAAAAACCATTAGAAATGAAGAAGGTATTGTGGTAGACTATGAAGTGGAAGGAGATTACCCCAAGTTTGGAAATAACGATGAGCGTGTAGACAGCATAGCGACCTATGTGGTTAAAATGTTTATGAATAAATTAAGAAAACAGAGGACCTACAGGGATTCCATACCTACATTGTCTATTTTGACAATTACATCTAATGTTGTTTACGGTGAGAAAACCGGAAATACTCCAGACGGAAGAAAAGCGGGTGAACCCCTTGCGCCAGGAGCAAATCCTATGCACGGCAGGGATATAAAAGGTGCTTTGGCAGTATTAAGCTCTATTGCAAAGCTGCCCTATGAATATGCGCAGGATGGTATCTCCTATACCTTCTCCATTATTCCAAAAGCGCTGGGTAAAAATACAGAAGATAGAATTGGCAATCTTAAAGCCTTGTTGGACGGATATTTCAGCAAAGGCGGACATCATATCAATGTAAATGTATTTGAAAGAGAAATGTTACTGGATGCAATGGAACACCCTGAGAAATATCCGCAACTTACTATAAGAGTTTCCGGATATGCGGTGAATTTTATAAAGCTGACAAGAAAGCAGCAGTTGGATGTAATTAACAGGACGTTTCATCAGAAGATTTAATTAATGGGGAACTATTCTTTAAAGCTAAAATATACGCCCATTCATATCACGTGGGGGTGAAAATATGAGTGAACCAATCAAAGGTAGAATACATTCTATAGAAACTTTCGGTACCGTTGACGGTCCGGGGATTAGATTCGTTGTCTTTATGCAGGGGTGTCCTTTGAGGTGTTTGTACTGTCATAATAGGGATACATGGAACCCCAAAGGCGGTAGGGAAGTTACAGTAGATGAAATCATTGAAGATTTAAAAGGATATATGGAATTTATAAAATTCTCTGGAGGCGGTATTACTGTTACCGGTGGAGAACCAACACTCCAGGCACAGTTTGTAACAGAGTTATTCAAAAGATGTAAAGAGCTTGGAGTGCATACTGCATTGGATACTTCCGGTTTTGCAAATATAGAGAAGGTAAAGGAACTTTTACAGTATACCGACTTAGTGCTGCTGGATATAAAGCAGGCTATTGGAGACAAGCACAAAGTGCTTACCGGTGTAGGTAATGAAAAAATTCAAGCTTTTGCGCGATACCTTTCCGAACAGGGTATTGCTGCATGGATAAGGTATGTTTTGGTACCCGGCTATACCGATGGAGAAGACGATCTTGCAGCAGCAGCTGACTTCATAGGGGAATTGAAGAATGTTAAAAGAATAGATGTGCTTCCATACCACTCGATGGGAGAATACAAGTGGGAGAAGCTCGGGGAAAAATATCCCCTGCATGGTGTAGAATCGCCTAGCCAGGAACAGGTAGAGAGGGCAAAGAAAATTTTGGAGAGCAAGCTTTACTTTTAGGTGTATAAATTAAAAGTGAAGAATATTATTCCTAATTTCCTTTGTTTTCATTAAATACGCCCTTTACTTTTGATATGAGATTATATATTATATAGTAAAGTGAACAAATGATGAACAGGTAGGAAAGGGGCGTGGGCATTGTGGAAGAAATCCTAAAGGAAATTTTGAATAAAATTTCTGGCTTGGAACAAAGATTTGATGGCCTAGAACAAAGATTTGATGGCCTAGAACAAAGATTGGATGGCCTAGAACAAAGATTTGATGGCCTAGAACAAAGATTGGATGGCCTAGAACAAAGATTTGATGGCCTAGAACAAAGATTTGATGGTCTAGAACAAAGATTTGGCGGCTTGGAGCAAAGAATTGATGGTCTGGAACAAAGGTTTGGCGGCTTAGAGCAGGAGGTTGGGGGACTAAAACAGGAAGTTGGAGACTTAAAGCAGCAAGTAGATGATAGGTTTAGAGAGGTTAATGCACGTTTGGACAAGCTGGATAAGAACATGCAGGCAGTTTATGAACAGGTGGCGGATAATACAGAGCGGCATACAGAAACAATGGAAAAACTTACGCAGATCGAACGGGCTGTAGATTTTTTAGCAAATAAGGAATTTGAGAATGAAAAAGAAATATTCTTTATTAAACGCAGGATGGGATAGATGTGATAAGGCAGTGGTTTTATTCACTGCCTTTAAAATTTAAAAGCGACCTTAAGACATTCATTGTTCTTTTTATCAATAGCTGTCCTTATACCCTGCCTATAATCATCGATTCTAAAGATATGGGTGACCATATTTCTTACATCAAGTTTTCTGTCCCTTAAAAAATTCAAGGCAATTTTATAAGCCTTTTCTGTTTTTCCGTCTTGGTAAAGTTCTGTGCTATAATACATGGAACCGGTTACTTTCAATTCTTTAAACCATACAGGAGTCCAATCTACTTTTTTAGGGTAGCTGGCCAATCCCACCAAAATCATGGTTCCTCTGGCACGGGTAAATTTCAATGACTCATCTATCGATGAAGAAGAACCAACGCAATCAAAAACTTTATCGAATCCGCCCAGCATAAACCGTTTGCCCAGGATAGGCTGATATAATTCGCCATTGGTAATTTTCTTGAATTCATCATAATAATCCGTATTTCTGGTGTATATAATTCTATCTGCTCCCATTTTCTGCGCTATTTTTCCTTGAAAAGGGTATTTTGCCATAACTGTAATATCACATTTGCTTCCTAAAGCACGTATACAGCCAATCACCAGCAATCCTATCACTCCGCTGCCCACAACCAATACTTTTTCATTATCGCCAGGGAAATTATTCATTACCGGGTGTAAGGCGGAACAGATGGGATCTATCATTACTGCTTCTTCATTTGTTACATGATCAGGAACCTTATACAGATGGGACTGGTGGGCAACATAGTATTCTCCCCAGCTTCCACCCGTATCCCTGCAGAACCCAATACTGATTCCCGGAGCAACAGGCGGTTTAGTAATGTTTTCACATAAAGAATAGTTTCCCTTTTCACAGTTTGTACACGGTTGGGAGACTTGTCTGGTGTCACAGGATAGCAAAGGATCTGCCACCACCCTATCTCCAATGTCAAATCCCTTTACATTTTTTCCTTTTTCTACAATAATGCCAAGGTTTTCATGCCCTATTACGAAAGGAAAAGATACAAAGGGAGATGTAGAAGGACTATCATGCAATAGTATCATATTTAAATCGCTTCCACAGATGCCGCCGTAAAGGGTTTTAATTTTTACCCAATCTTCACTGGGCAAAGCAGGAGCGTCAATTTCTTTTAATGCAATGCAGGATAGGGGAGAATGATAAAGGTCTTTATGGATGGCTCCCAATACCATTGTTGTCAAATACTTTGGAATAGATGCATCAAACACAACTGCTTTCATCAAAGTGCCTCCTTTAGAACTCAGAGTCGGGAACCCCTTCAAGAATTTTTACCACTTTAAACTTCTTTTTATTTTTCATTTCATATTCTTCAAACTCTTTTAGAGCTTCATATAAAGAAGTTGCTTTATCAGAAGCAAAAAGTAAAGTATATGTTTTTGGTTTTTCATCGTGCTGGAAATCTTCATAACCCATAAAATAAAACTTAGCGTTTGTTTTCATAGAATCACCTGCTTATTTACTACTATGATATTATTTTAAAACATTCTAAGTGAGAATGTAATTGTGATAATACATCAAACTTATATCATATTTTTAACAAAAATGTAGAGAAATAGACGTGATTAAGACAATATTTATGCAATATTACCATTTTTTTAGCGACTTGCCTGCTATATGAAACACACTAAAAACATTACATACGGGCACGTAAGAAGGAATACGGCTTGGGGACGGTTCGTCTGTCGCATTTCTGGCCAGTCGTGTAAAATACTTAGTGTGTTCTATATAATATAACATATTATTAAAGCGTCTTGGATAATTTAACATTGAAATATAACGCAAAGTGTTATATTATAGTATATACATGTGTAAATACATGTGAATAGACAAGGGGAGTTTATTATGAAGGAAATCATAAATAGGATAGAGTGCCTAAAAAGACAGAAAAACGCGGTTATCCTGGCGCATAACTATCAGATTCCGGAAGTACAAGATATTGCGGATTTTGTAGGAGATTCCTTTGCGCTTAGCAAGAAAGCAAAAGAAATGACATGCGATATAATTGTGTTTTGTGGAGTCCATTTCATGGCTGAGAGTGCAAAAATTTTAAGTCCGGAAAAAACTGTGTTATTGCCTGCCCGGGATGCGGGATGTCCTATGGCTGAAATGATAACTGCTGAGGATGTGGCAGAGTTAAGAAAACAATACCCCGATGCAGCAGTAATTTGTTATGTAAATTCTTCAGCAGAAGTGAAGGCAGTTAGTGATATATGCTGTACTTCATCCAACGCATTAAAGGTGGTACGGTCGGTGCCTAACAGAAGAATTATTTTTATTCCTGATGAGAATTTGGGAAATTATGTAGCACAGCAGGTTCCGGATAAAGAAATAATCTTATTCAATGGTTTTTGCACAACTCATAAAAGGGTAAAGGTAGATGAGGTAGATGCAGCAAAGAGGGTGCTGCCAGATGCAAAACTGCTTATTCATCCTGAATGTACACCAGAAGTTGTTAAAAAAGCTGACTTTGTGGGAAGTACTGCACAGATCATAGATTATGCAACCAACTCCGATGACAAAGAATTTATTATTGGCACCGAACAAGGGATTATGCATTGGCTGCAAAAAAATAATCCCGGCAAGAAATTCTATCTTCTTTCACAAAAACTAATATGCCCAAACATGAAAAAGACAACACTGAAAGAAGTGCTAAATTCTTTGGAGAATATGACATATGAAATAAAGCTTAGCCAAGAGGAAATAAGCAGGGCATATAGCTCTCTTAATAAAATGTTAAATGTAGGCTAAGTATGTTATCTATATATAACACTAAATATATAACACTAAATATATAACACTAAGTATGTTACATTATTGTTATTTTGTTCACGGTTCACAGTTCTCAGTTCACAGAAATTAGCCAAGAAAATCCTGTGAACCGTGAACTGTGAACTAAAATAGACAATGTAAAGTACTTAGTAATACTTATATAGATTAAAAGGTTAATAAATAATTTTAGGAGAGAGAGCCGTGAGAAGATTTGCATTCTATGGTAAAATAGAAGCATTAGAAAA
This genomic stretch from Petroclostridium xylanilyticum harbors:
- the cobU gene encoding bifunctional adenosylcobinamide kinase/adenosylcobinamide-phosphate guanylyltransferase; the protein is MGKIILVTGGARSGKSTFAENLVSRLGTKILYIATSIPFDDEMKDRIRKHREQRPSFWDTLEAYKNLDIKIKEIYKGHQGILLDCITIMISNILFSNGDIDWNTCNMDKVNGLELQVKEEINKLIKVSGEINVPVVVVTNELGMGIVPENRLARIFRDIAGRVNQQLAAAAEEVYLVVAGIPVRIK
- the cobS gene encoding adenosylcobinamide-GDP ribazoletransferase, yielding MIKRIILMTQFLTRIPIPITLDVTEEDFGKGLAFAPLVGMLIGGLMAAVYYGASYITQGIFPAVAAVIFYAFITGGLHIDGLGDTFDGLFSNRSRDRMLEIMRDSRVGTNAVITIVSVFLLNIACIDAISKEAAFKAVFFMPAIGRLGSVCSAGMATYARSGQGLGKAFIDICGINEIIIGTMISLLAAFTLFNIKGFIFVGAAILFTYLFVKFVTSKIGGMTGDTCGAACELNQTIFLVLMLVLK
- the cobC gene encoding alpha-ribazole phosphatase; this encodes MLELILIRHGETDSNIKGTHLGWTDIPLNEQGIKQAEHIANLLKNEPIDQVYSSPLKRAMQTAHAINKYHGKNIINLDAIKERNFGIWEDLIYDEIKEKHRELHDKWVKDWIDFKIPKGESARETFERVTAAVDEIINKHQEGKVVIVTHLGSIRNIIAYLLGMTIEGSWRFRVLNGSAARIQISDGYAVLTSLNEK
- a CDS encoding S-layer homology domain-containing protein; the encoded protein is MKRKIALFVTLFILVTVLIPSQVFAEGDKGLQEAIKAAKGKLSIPDSFTEFNYNVITEDDRQVWYLSWNSKNGNDGSISVRIDDQGTILSYYYYRPYDYNQRKLPAVSRQEAKVKAEEFIKKINPDALSQVKLVDNHQQNSLMEVAYYFNFIRMVNGIPFDANNIFVEVNRETGDVQGYQYNWLKNLAFPAADKAISLEEAQKAYKEKLGLRLIYDYTVDSDMVKAYAAYAPKYNSNYCIDAFTGEKINISPIYYYADGRGGAEYNMKRKMASEAKAEQPALSPEELKAVEEISKLLSKEDAERKTRSYKILELTDDFKLNNANLSRDWPLKKDFTWYLHFVKEPKDKNDEYQYLSVRLDARTGEIRGFYRNTSYKDGDAAKFDEAASKAAVEKFLKELYPDKFSTVEYDDSDINRYIPYAANEKPTQYSFRYTRKVNGVLFPNNSIMVSYDAVNGKIINFDMTWFDLDFPSVDKAVSLDHVYEKMFKEIGLELQYKVTYTDELTSKIVPPDYSNRKTEVKLVYSVKQDKPLLFDANTGIILDYDGKPYKENKPVEYTDISGSFAEKQIIALAEYGIALEGTEFKPDQEVSQKDFFRLLSKTLNYYGPYPASNGSNKDIDEMYSFLIREGIVKENEKSPDSTLTREDSVKFIIRALKYDKVADIKGIYYCNFKDADKINADLIGYVVIANGLKIINGNNGYFNPKDKLTRAEAAVMIYNYLQR
- the pflB gene encoding formate C-acetyltransferase, yielding MDAWKGFNKGNWNSEIDVRDFIIKNVTPYEGDDSFLVGPTGKTKKIWTKITELLEEERKRGGTLAVDGHTISTITSHRPGYIDKENEIIVGLQTDAPLKRAIMPFGGIRMILKGCEAYGCEIDPDVIEIFTKYRKTHNDAVYDVYTPEMRRAKKAGIITGLPDAYGRGRIIGDYRRVPLYGVDFLIKEKEEEKAMMEYDFFDEKATREREEVTEQIKALHELKEMAKSYGFDISMPAANAKEAVQWLYLAYLAAVKEQNGAAMSLGRVSTFLDIYIERDLKEGKITEEEAQELIDQFVIKLRIVRFLRTPEYDRLFSGDPTWVTECIGGMGLHGKTLVTKTSFRFLNTLYNLGPAPEPNMTVLWSVNLPENFKKFCAKVSIDTSSIQYESDDIMRRHYGDDYGIACCVSAMRLGKQMQFFGARCNLAKALLYAINGGRDEMTGIQVGPKFAPIKSEYLDYDEVMERFNTILDWVARLYINTLNMIHYMHDKYAYERIQMALHDREILRTMACGIAGLSVVTDSLSAIKYAKVKTIRNEEGIVVDYEVEGDYPKFGNNDERVDSIATYVVKMFMNKLRKQRTYRDSIPTLSILTITSNVVYGEKTGNTPDGRKAGEPLAPGANPMHGRDIKGALAVLSSIAKLPYEYAQDGISYTFSIIPKALGKNTEDRIGNLKALLDGYFSKGGHHINVNVFEREMLLDAMEHPEKYPQLTIRVSGYAVNFIKLTRKQQLDVINRTFHQKI
- the pflA gene encoding pyruvate formate-lyase-activating protein, producing MSEPIKGRIHSIETFGTVDGPGIRFVVFMQGCPLRCLYCHNRDTWNPKGGREVTVDEIIEDLKGYMEFIKFSGGGITVTGGEPTLQAQFVTELFKRCKELGVHTALDTSGFANIEKVKELLQYTDLVLLDIKQAIGDKHKVLTGVGNEKIQAFARYLSEQGIAAWIRYVLVPGYTDGEDDLAAAADFIGELKNVKRIDVLPYHSMGEYKWEKLGEKYPLHGVESPSQEQVERAKKILESKLYF
- a CDS encoding zinc-dependent alcohol dehydrogenase, which codes for MKAVVFDASIPKYLTTMVLGAIHKDLYHSPLSCIALKEIDAPALPSEDWVKIKTLYGGICGSDLNMILLHDSPSTSPFVSFPFVIGHENLGIIVEKGKNVKGFDIGDRVVADPLLSCDTRQVSQPCTNCEKGNYSLCENITKPPVAPGISIGFCRDTGGSWGEYYVAHQSHLYKVPDHVTNEEAVMIDPICSALHPVMNNFPGDNEKVLVVGSGVIGLLVIGCIRALGSKCDITVMAKYPFQGKIAQKMGADRIIYTRNTDYYDEFKKITNGELYQPILGKRFMLGGFDKVFDCVGSSSSIDESLKFTRARGTMILVGLASYPKKVDWTPVWFKELKVTGSMYYSTELYQDGKTEKAYKIALNFLRDRKLDVRNMVTHIFRIDDYRQGIRTAIDKKNNECLKVAFKF
- the nadA gene encoding quinolinate synthase NadA; this translates as MKEIINRIECLKRQKNAVILAHNYQIPEVQDIADFVGDSFALSKKAKEMTCDIIVFCGVHFMAESAKILSPEKTVLLPARDAGCPMAEMITAEDVAELRKQYPDAAVICYVNSSAEVKAVSDICCTSSNALKVVRSVPNRRIIFIPDENLGNYVAQQVPDKEIILFNGFCTTHKRVKVDEVDAAKRVLPDAKLLIHPECTPEVVKKADFVGSTAQIIDYATNSDDKEFIIGTEQGIMHWLQKNNPGKKFYLLSQKLICPNMKKTTLKEVLNSLENMTYEIKLSQEEISRAYSSLNKMLNVG